CGGCGCCGGTAACTTCCATCCGCAGACCTCGGCCGACACCAGTCGCGCCTCGGACCAGATGCATCTGCGTACCCCGCAGGAGCGTCGCTCGCTGTTCGCCAGCGCCAACTGGGAAATCACCGACAACATCCGTTTCACCAGCGACCTGGCCTACAACCAGCGCGATTCGTTCCGCCAGATTGCCGGCTACCCGATGCAGTCGGCGGCGTTTGATACGCCGATGTCTGGCGACAGTGCCTTCAACCCGGTTCCAGGCACCGATATCGACTGGCGCCGCCGCGGTTGGGAAACCCCCCGTACCACGCAGAGCGATCTGACCACCTGGCGTTTCACCGCAGCCATTGAAGGTTCGTTCCAGCTGGCCGATCGTTACTTCGACTGGGACGTGGGCACTCTGTACAACGAGACCAACCTCACCACCACGAACAACGGCAACTTCTACATCCCGAATGTGGCCAATGCCGTGGGTCCGTCGTTTGTCAATGGTCAGGGCAATGTCGTTTGCGGCACCCCCGGCGCCGAAATTGCCGGTTGCGTGCCATGGAACCCGTTTGCGGGCTTCGGCACCGGTGCGGTCGCCAACTCCCTCGACGACCCGAACGTGATCGGCTACCTGTTCAAGGAAGAGCACGCCACCGGCTCGACGCAGACCAACAGCTACTTCGCCAACCTGGCGGGCTCGCTGTTCACGCTTCCCGCTGGCGACCTTGGCTTTGCGATCGGCTACGAGACCCGCAAGGAACAGGGCGGATTCTCACCGGACGCGATTGCACAGACTGGTGACTCGACCAACCTCGCGTCCGGCAACACCTACGGCCGCTACACGCTTGACGAGTTCTACGGCGAGCTGAGCATTCCGGTGCTGGCTGATGTCGCGTTTGCCAAGGAGCTCACCCTCAACGTCGCAAGCCGCTATTCGGACTACGACAGTTTCGGTGACACCACCAACAACAAGTTCGGCTTCAAGTGGCGTCCGTTCGACGACCTGCTCGTCCGCGGAACCTGGGCTGACGGCTTCCGTGCCCCGACCATCAGTGACCTGTACGGCGGCGGTTCGCAGACCTTCACCACGAACTTCAGCGATCCGTGCGACAGCATCTACGGTGCCGCACGCGGCAGTGCACGATGCCTGCAGGACGTTGCAGCGAACTACCGCCAGTTGAAGCAGGGCTTCATCCCGGTGGACAGCGAAGCGGATCAGACTCCGGTGCCGTTCACCAGCGGCTCCAACCCGAACCTGCAGCCTGAGCTGGCCAAGTCCAAGACCATCGGATTTGTATACAGCCCGAACTACGTGCAGGGCCTCAGCGTTGGCCTGGACTGGTGGAACATCAAGATCACCGATACGGTGGTTTCCGATAGCCCCAACCAGATCCTGCGTGACTGCTACATTGCCGGGATCGAGTCGCGCTGCAACAACTTCAGCCGCGATCCGGTGCTGGGAATTGTCACCGACCTCACCTACGGCATGCGTAACGCCGGCTACACCGAGACCGAAGGTTTTGACCTTGATGTCGGGTATCGGATGGACACGGACTACGGTCGGTTCGGCCTCAACTGGCAGTCCACTTACGTCAGCAAGTACGAACAGCGGCAGACGGATGACGTTGACGTTGTGCCCTCCCAGTACAACGGATTTGGTAGCAACTTCCGCGTGCGGTCCAACGCCAACCTGAGCTGGTCGCAGGGTGACTTCAGTGCGTCGTGGGGCATGCGCTACTACTCCGGGACGAAGGACAACTGCTATCTGGATCGCTGCAATATTCCGCAGTACCAGGCTCCGGACACCAACGGCAAGATCGTCAAGTACAACCGCGTAGGCGGCTCGACGTTCCACGACGTTCAGGTCGGTTGGAAGGCTCCGTGGAATGCGAAGGTGTCGATCGGTGCGAACAACGTGTTCGGCCATTACGGCCCGATCATGCACAGCCAGCCCAACTCGAACTTCGCGTACTACGGCGGCTACGACATCGGTCGCTTCATGTACCTGAAGTACCAGCAGAACTTCTGATCGGTTCATTGACCAGTTGAGTAACAAGGAAAACGGCCCCGGTAACGGGGCCGTTTTTCATTGGTGGGATCGAGGCGGCTGGCTCGCCGGTTCCGGTTCCGGTTCTGTGCGCCATTCCCACTGGGCAGCGCGGCGCGCGGATTTGCCACGCCGTATCCTCGCGCGCTGCAACCAAAAAAGCCGCCTGTCCGGCGGCTTTCGTCCACTTTCGAAGGACGCGGATCAGCGCGCAGGCGCGCCCTCTACGTCCGCCTGGTGACGCTTCATCGCATCCACCAGCACGGCCTTGGCCTCGGCGGCGTTGCCCCAGCCGTCCAGCCGGACCCACTTGTCCTTCTCCAGATCCTTGTAGTGCTCGAAGAAGTGGCCGATGCGCTCGCACCAGTGCGGGCTCACCTGGTCGATGTCGTGGATGTGGGCGTAACCGGCGAACACCGCGGCGACCGGCACCGCGAGGATCTTCTCGTCCTTGCCGGCCTCATCGCTCATGTTGAGCACGCCCACCGGGCGGCAGCGGATGACCGATCCCGGGATCAGCGGCAGCGGCAGGATGACCATCACGTCCGCGGGATCGCCATCCCCACACAGGGTGTTGGGCACGTAGCCGTAGTTGCACGGGTAGCGCATCGGCGTGGACAGGATGCGGTCGACGAAAATCGCTCCCGATTCCTTGTCGACCTCGTACTTCACCGGCTCGGCATCCTTCGGGATTTCGATGATGACGTTGATTTCTTCCGGTGGATTGTCGCCGGTGGTGACGTGGTCCAGACCCATGATTGCTCCAGGAGGTAGGGCGTCGGTTGCGACGCCGGGAAAGCCGGCCATTTTACCCGTCCAGCTGCTGCGATGCAGCAACGGCAATGCTGCCGGCACTTCAAGGGATTTTTTGGTTTGGCGGCCGGATCGCCCTCGGGTATGCCCCAGCTTGGCGCGCTCCGTACCAGTGCGTATCTATAGGGCAAGTCCACTGAACCGGTACCTGACATGTCCCTGTCGCTCAACCCGTCCGCCACCCAGTCCCACACCGATCCGCGCCTGCAGTCGAACGACTACTGGAACAACCCTGCCGAGCGTGAAGCCGCGCCGCCGACCTGCGTCTCCACCGCCGATCCGGTGGGCGAGGGAAAGGGCAAATCGGCCGATGCGGTGGAGATCCAGGGCAGCTCGCGTGGCAAGCCGTTGCCGCCGGACAGCACGCCGGACGGCAAGACCGTCGAGCGCGCCGAGATCCACAAGGGAGAGCAGGTCGAGATCACCCGCGAGCAGACCATGGCCGACGCCGGCTACGGCCGAACCTACGTCAGCAGTGACCAGCTGGTGCTGACCACCGGCGCGGGTGATGACCGAGTCAACGTCGGCCAGCGCGACGACGGGACCCTGGATGTCACCGTCAACGGCGAGCAGTACGAGATGCGTCTGGGCGAAAGTCAGGAGCTGACCATCCGCGCCGGTGCCGGTGACGACGTGATCTGCGTAGCCCCAAACGTCAAGGTCAACATCGTGGTCGACGGCGGCGATGGCAATGACTTCATCCAGACCGGCGCGGGCGATGACCGCATCGACGGCGGCGCCGGTGACGACACGATCATTACCACCGGTGGCCGTAACGACATCTTCGGCAACAGCGGCAATGACACCATCCACGGCGGCGGCGCGGTCGACGTGATCCACGGCGGCGATGGCGATGACACCATCCACGGCGGCGCGGGCGACAATTTCATCGAAGGCGGAGCGGGCAACGACGTCATCCACGGCGGCAACGGCAACAACATCATCTCCGGCGGGCGCGGCGACGACGTGATCCGCAGCGGCACCGGCAACGACGTGATCTACACCGGCTCGGGCAAAAACAAGGTCGACACCGCGGGCGGCAACAACGTCATCCATGCGCAGTCGGTGGGCAACGTGATCAATTCCGCCACCGCAGCCAACGACACCGTGGTGAACGTGGAGATCGACCCCTCGCTGGGCCAGAGCATCAAGGTCGAGGGCTCGGAGGCGTTCACCCAGCGCATCGGTGCGGAGCTGGACATGCTGCGCGCCTCGCCAGTCGGGCAGAAGATGCTGGCCGAGTTCGACGCGGCGGCCGAGAAGAAGGGCAACGTCGTCACCATCCGTGAGCTCGCCAGCGAGCAGAACGGCTACGCGCAGACCTTCAGCCGCGACGCGGACATCGTCAACGGTCGCGCGGGTGCTGGCGGCAACGTGACCATCAGCTACAACCCGAGCTTCCACATGGACGCCTTCCCGACCCCGATCGGCGTGCTCTACCACGAGATGTCGCATGCCTATAACGGTGTCACCGGCACCTTCCAGCCGGGTACCTATCGCGGCGAAGGCCCGGATTCGGGCAGCGTGCCGAACGCGGAGCGCCAGGCGGTTGGTCTGGAGACCAGCGCTCCCGCCTTCGACTTCGACGGTGATCCGTCCACGCCGCCCACCACCGCCAACCCCCATCATCTGACCGAGAACGGCTTCCGTCAGGAGCTGGGCTTGCCGGACCGGCCGAACTACACCCTGTAAGATCGGGCCAAACGCGGAGTCTGCATGACCAATCTTCGTAACGGCCGACCCCTGCCACGATCGACCACTGCGGCGGCCCTCGCCGCAGTGGTCGTGTTGGCAGCGGGTTGTGCGTGCGCAGCGACGCCGGCAGTATCGGGTGTCGTGGGGCCGACCCAACCGGCTGGCGTGGTCGACCCATCCTCGAAAGCTCCGGAGCCTGATTCAATGTCTGCAAGCCGCGCCGTCAGCACCGAAGCCACTGGAACCCTCGCGGCTGTGAAAGCCAGCTTCGACTATTCGCCATCGGAGCGTTTGTTGAAGGTGGCGTACCGGATCGACAACGCCAGCGATGCACCGCTGGCCGTGTTTGATCGCGGCGATCGCCACGCGGTGCTCTCGCGCCAGCACGCCGCGGGCGCGGT
The genomic region above belongs to Lysobacter avium and contains:
- a CDS encoding TonB-dependent receptor plug domain-containing protein; its protein translation is MNYRNLRPALRLGMLPAAVAVALVPAIAGAQEAPASQATTLDRIEVTGSRIRQVDVETAQPVLMISRADIENQGFSSVADILQNISAAGSPAFSRASPLTANQEAGGSYIDLRNLGAQRTLVLINGKRLGISTSGYQDVSTIPSAVVERIEVLKDGASSIYGSDAIAGVINIITRSNFDGAEVNAYYGQYGQGDGTVQNYDFVTGFSGDRGSVTIGAEYHQEDEVWAKDRWFSEDTRPGYPSASLTTVGQWGNWYDEATEQWMAPDRGSNAIGAGNFHPQTSADTSRASDQMHLRTPQERRSLFASANWEITDNIRFTSDLAYNQRDSFRQIAGYPMQSAAFDTPMSGDSAFNPVPGTDIDWRRRGWETPRTTQSDLTTWRFTAAIEGSFQLADRYFDWDVGTLYNETNLTTTNNGNFYIPNVANAVGPSFVNGQGNVVCGTPGAEIAGCVPWNPFAGFGTGAVANSLDDPNVIGYLFKEEHATGSTQTNSYFANLAGSLFTLPAGDLGFAIGYETRKEQGGFSPDAIAQTGDSTNLASGNTYGRYTLDEFYGELSIPVLADVAFAKELTLNVASRYSDYDSFGDTTNNKFGFKWRPFDDLLVRGTWADGFRAPTISDLYGGGSQTFTTNFSDPCDSIYGAARGSARCLQDVAANYRQLKQGFIPVDSEADQTPVPFTSGSNPNLQPELAKSKTIGFVYSPNYVQGLSVGLDWWNIKITDTVVSDSPNQILRDCYIAGIESRCNNFSRDPVLGIVTDLTYGMRNAGYTETEGFDLDVGYRMDTDYGRFGLNWQSTYVSKYEQRQTDDVDVVPSQYNGFGSNFRVRSNANLSWSQGDFSASWGMRYYSGTKDNCYLDRCNIPQYQAPDTNGKIVKYNRVGGSTFHDVQVGWKAPWNAKVSIGANNVFGHYGPIMHSQPNSNFAYYGGYDIGRFMYLKYQQNF
- the ppa gene encoding inorganic diphosphatase, which produces MGLDHVTTGDNPPEEINVIIEIPKDAEPVKYEVDKESGAIFVDRILSTPMRYPCNYGYVPNTLCGDGDPADVMVILPLPLIPGSVIRCRPVGVLNMSDEAGKDEKILAVPVAAVFAGYAHIHDIDQVSPHWCERIGHFFEHYKDLEKDKWVRLDGWGNAAEAKAVLVDAMKRHQADVEGAPAR
- a CDS encoding M91 family zinc metallopeptidase — encoded protein: MSLSLNPSATQSHTDPRLQSNDYWNNPAEREAAPPTCVSTADPVGEGKGKSADAVEIQGSSRGKPLPPDSTPDGKTVERAEIHKGEQVEITREQTMADAGYGRTYVSSDQLVLTTGAGDDRVNVGQRDDGTLDVTVNGEQYEMRLGESQELTIRAGAGDDVICVAPNVKVNIVVDGGDGNDFIQTGAGDDRIDGGAGDDTIITTGGRNDIFGNSGNDTIHGGGAVDVIHGGDGDDTIHGGAGDNFIEGGAGNDVIHGGNGNNIISGGRGDDVIRSGTGNDVIYTGSGKNKVDTAGGNNVIHAQSVGNVINSATAANDTVVNVEIDPSLGQSIKVEGSEAFTQRIGAELDMLRASPVGQKMLAEFDAAAEKKGNVVTIRELASEQNGYAQTFSRDADIVNGRAGAGGNVTISYNPSFHMDAFPTPIGVLYHEMSHAYNGVTGTFQPGTYRGEGPDSGSVPNAERQAVGLETSAPAFDFDGDPSTPPTTANPHHLTENGFRQELGLPDRPNYTL